The uncultured Dysgonomonas sp. genome contains the following window.
AATATGTGTTCGGCGCTCCGTATTTTCCTTACATGAAAGTGAAAGTGGGCGATGGAAAGTATCTGGAGATAAAAGCAGATAAGGTAAGTGACAAGATGCGTTATGTGAAATCGGTTAAACTGAATGGAAAGCCTTATACAAAGGCATATATCACATATGACGACATAAAGAACGGTGCGGAACTTACATTTGAGATGGCTGCTACTCCTAATAAGAAAAGAATATTCAGCGAAGAAGATAGGCCATATTCATTGTCAAGATAGACATCTAAAAACGTATTATTATGAAGAAATTATACACTCTGGTTCTCCTGGTGTCTCTGTCATTGTCTGTTATGGCTCAGGCAGGAAAATCGTTGGTGCAACTTCAGCAGGAGTTTGTAGATCTGAGGTTCGGGATGTTTATCCATTTCAATATACCGACATTTATGGAGGATGATTGGGCTGATCCCGACGCATCTCCGGCTATATTCAATCCTGCGAAACTGGATTGTAACCAGTGGGCAAAGACAGCCAAAGAAGCCAATATGACATACGGATGTTTAACTACCAAGCATCATAGCGGATTTTGCATATGGGATACGAAAACTACCGATTACAGTGTGATGAACAGCCCTTTCAGGAGAGATGTGGTGAAAGAATATGCGGATGCTTTCCGTGCACAGGGCTTAAATGTAATGCTTTATTATTCTATTCTCGATACGCATCATAGACTCCGTCCGGGATGGATTACGCCGAAGCATATAGATATGATAAAAGCCCAATTGACCGAGCTATTGACTAGCTATGGAGAGATAAAGGCGCTGATTATCGACGGATGGGATGCTCCCTGGTCACGTATTTCATATGATGAAGTTCCATTTGAAGATATTTATTCCCTGATAAAGTCTTTACAGCCGGATTGCCTTGTTATGGATTTGAATGCTGCGAAGTATCCGGCAGAGGTTTTATATTATACGGACATTAAGTCCTATGAGCAGGGCGCAGGGCAACATATTTCGAAAGAGAGCAATAAACTTCCCGCATTATCCTGCCTGCCCATCAATTCGGCTTGGTTCTGGAAACCTGATTTTCCCACAACTCCGGTGAAATCGCCTGAAATGCTTGTTAACGACAATATCATCCCTATGAATGAGGTTTATTGTAATTTTATCCTGAATGCAGCGCCTAACCGCGACGGACTAATAGATGCTAATGCGGTCGAGGCTTTCAGAAAGATAGGAAAACTATGGAAAAATAAAGGACCTGTCGCTAAACTGCCGGCTTATCCTGCCCCCGTTATTTCTAAGAATATTGCAAAGAATAAGAAGACAAATGCCAGTTGGAGCAATGATATGAATATTATGGATTTTGCCAATGACGATAGTTTCCGTTCTGCGTGGGAGTCTAACAGGGCAGTAAAAAAGCCCTGGCTCGAAATCATTCTGGATAACACAGAGCAGGAATTCAATTTAATTACCATTGCTCAGAGGGGGGAAAGTAACTTTAGTAAATACCGGATTGAGTATTTTCACAATAATAAGTGGATGCCCCTTTTATCCGGTGAAAACAATGATATAATAAAAGTACATAGATTTAGTAAAGTACGGGCCGATAAAGTCCGTATACAAATAGACGAATTCAGTAAACCTCCGGTTATTACCGAATTTGGAGTATATAACGAAAGATAAAAACTACACGTTAAAAAAAATAATATGAAAAGTAAATTGCCCTTAGGGCTTCTTCTCTCGGCCTTATTGCTGGTCTCGTCATGTAAGGAAAAAACTCAGATTGCGGACGAATCGGCAGACCTGTCCCTCAATGCTTATGTAAATCCTTTTGTAGGTACATCCGGGTTTGGGAATGTATATCCCGGCTCGCAGATACCTTTCGGGGGAATACAGATAAGTCCCGATACAGATAAAGATTATTATGATGCCGCTTCCGGTTATAAATATAATCATATGACCATTATGGGTTTCAGCCTTACCCATCTGAGCGGAACGGGGATTCCCGATCTCGGAGACTTCCTTTTCATTCCGGGCACAGGGGAAAAGAAGTTTACGCCGGGAACACACGAAAATCCCGATGAGGGTTACCGTTCACGTTATAGCCACGACAGGGAATGGGCTTCTCCAAACTACTACGGAGTCGACTTGCTGGATTATGATGTGAAGGCGGAGATGACCTCCGGTATCCGTTCGGGGATATTCAAGTTCACTTTTCCTAAGACAGACAGTGCCTTTGTGATGCTGGACATGGACCATGTACAATGGTTCAAAACGGCATGGTCGCAACTCCGTATAGAAAACGATTCTACTATCTGTGGATTTAAACTTGTGAATGGCTGGGGGCCCGAACGTTATGTTTACTTCGTAGCCCGTTTTTCCAAACCATTTGTCCGTTCGGGTATCATGCAGGATGGGAACCCCGTAATATATGATACGAAGCGTTTCCGCAGTGATCGTGTTGCCTATGGAAATAAGATCATGGGATGGCTCGATTTTGAAGCTGGTAATGGAGCCGAAATTGAGGTAAAAGTAGCGATCTCTTCTACCGGAACATCAGGGGCATATACCAACCTGAAAGAGCTGGAAGGGCAAAATTTCGAAAGCCTTAAAAAGAAGGGCGAGACTCTTTGGGCTAAAGAGTTAGGTAAGTTTAAGGTAAAAGGGACAAAAGAACAATTGGAGACATTCTATACTTCGGTTTATCACGCGTCGTTACATCCTTTTATATATCAGGATGCAGATAATAAATACAGGGGGCATGACTCGAATATACATCAGGCCGAAAAGTTCACCAATTATACTGTATTCTCATTATGGGATACATACCGGGCACACCATCCATTACTTAACCTGATTAACCCGGAACGTAATGCCGATATGGTGAACTCCATGCTGGCGCATTACGACCAGAGTGTGGAACGTATGCTGCCTATATGGTCTTTCTATGGAAATGAAACATGGTGTATGATTGGTTATCATGCCGTATCTGCTATTTCGGATGCCATTGTGAAAGATGTGAAAGGATTCGACTACGAACGTGCTTATCAGGCGATGAAAACGACAGCAATGAATCCTAACTACGATTGCCTGCCCGAATATACAGCGATGGGATGGGTACCATTCGATAAAGAACGGGAATCGGTTTCCAAGACACTGGAATATGCCTATGATGATTATTGTATCGCTATGGCCGCAAAGAAATTAGGAAAAGAAGAAGACTACAAATACTTCCTGAACCGTTCGCTTGCTTATCAGAACCTTATAGATCCGGAATCCGGATTTATGCGGGGGCGCGACTCTCATGGAGAATGGCGTACACCTTTCGATGCGGTCGCTTACACCGGGCCGGGATCGGTACACGGTTGGGGTGATATTACCGAAGGGTTCACTTATCAGTACACATGGTATGTACCTCAGGATGTACAGGGATATATCAATGAAATGGGAGGGAATGAGATATTCGCCCAGCGTCTCGATTCCATGTTCACAATGGAACTACCGGATGATATTCCGGGAGCGCACGATATACAGGGGCGTATTGGGGCATATTGGCATGGCAACGAGCCTTGTCATCAGATACTGTATCTATACAATTATGTGAAACAGCCGTGGAAAGGACAGGAGAAGATACGTTATGTACTGGATACCTTCTACGGAAACAAGCCTGATGCGTTAAGCGGGAATGATGATTGCGGACAGATGTCGGCATGGTATATCTTCAACTGTATAGGCTTCTATCCCACTTGTCCGTCGAGCAATATCTATGCTATTGGTTCCCCGGGGCTCGAAGCGGTAGAAATGACTCTCGGTAACGGGAAGAAAATATCTATGACTACAGAGAATTACAGCAAGCAGAATGTCTATATCCAGTCTATGACTCTCAACGGAAAGGAATATAACAAAACTTATATTACCTATGACGATATAAAGAACGGGGCTGATATAAAGTTCGTTTTGGGAAGCAATCCGAACAAAGACTGGGGTACGTCCGACGAGTCTGTTGCACCGTCTATATCGAAACCGAATCAAACATTGCGTTATCAAAAGAATAATTAAATAGTAAACAGGTGGGAGAAGTGGCAATCCCGGGTGGTTGTCACTTCTTTATTAAATTATGGCAGCAGGTTGGTGGGTTAAACGAGGCTAATCTGAGATTTGACGCGATTTGAATATAAAAAATGCAAAAAAATGACTGGAATAATATTATTCTGACTACTTTAGTGAACTAATTATTTAATAAGTAAATATAATTGAGATAAACCAGATGAACACATTATTATTTCTAGGCAACCTTGGAACCGGGGAGATTATTATCATTGCCATCGTTGTTTTATTATTATTCGGAGGAAAGAAAATTCCTGAACTTATGAAAGGTATCGGAAAAGGTATCAAAAACTTCAAAGATGGGGTAAACGGCCTCGAAGATGATATAAAAGGTACTACAGAAAAGATAGACAACAAGTAAGTTTGTTCTGTCATGTTTAGAATATAGGAAACTCGGGCTTTACAGTCTGGGTTTCTGTTTTTTATAAATTAACTGGGCGATGGAAATCAGGCTTTCTCATCAGTCTCGATTATTATTCGATTATGGAAATTTCAGAGATCAGGGAGTTTACACAAGAAGGTTTTAAGGCTGTACAGAAACTTACCGGGACATTAATATCTTCCGGCACGGTTCATTTGACGGAATCATATTATAGGGAGCTGCTGGCTTCCGCCAATAGTCATCTGTTCTTTATTACGGATGATGGGAATATTGCCGGAATGCTTACTGTTGGCATATATAAAAGCCCGACAGGGGCAAAGGCATGGATTGAAGATGTAGTAGTTGATGGTTCGTATCGCGGGCAAGGTTTAGGCAGATTACTTGTAGAGCATGCTATAGGTTTTTCAGAATCGTTAGGCGCCGATTCATTAATGTTGACATCTAGCCCTTCACGCATAGCGGCCAATAAGCTTTATCAGTCTTTGAATTTCACACAGAAGGAAACAAATGTGTACCGTATGACGTTTGAATAAAACTATCAAATAGTAACGCGCCCTGATATTTAAAATCAAGTGTTACTTTATTTGTATAATTTTATCTATACAATGCGGATAACAAGCGTGTTACCAGCCGGAATAATTACGATATGAGAAAATAGCGAAAAGGTGTTACTTTTGTTACCTTTTATTTTTAACCACAGAGTAAACGGAGTAGCACGGAGTCTTTTTATTTACGGGATGCTTCACTCAGCATGACAAAGTTGGTTGTAGTTTACTACTAATTGCACAGAGTGTTACTTTTGTTACCTTTTTGCGCCTTTGCATCTTTGCGAGTACCATCTTTTAGATGTAAAATAAAGAGAAAGATACAAAGTCCTGTGAATAAAAGTAATTCAAATGGAAAAGTGTAAAAAGTGTCAACTTTGTCAGGTTTTGTGAGAGATACGATCTACAGGTTTTCCCTCATTTGTACATCGGTTAACTCATAACTAAAGAGCAAATTATTACATAACAATAAATATAAAAATACAATTATGGATATATGTCTGGATTTTGACGGTACATGCGTATCGCACGAATTCCCCAAAATAGGGAAAGATATAGGAGCAGTGCCTGTCCTGAAGGAACTGACGGAAAAAGGCCACAAACTGATCCTTTTCTCAATGCGCAGCGACCGTAAGAAAAAAAAGAAAGTGGACGGTCAGGAGGTCGTGGTAGAAGAGAATGTACTGACCGAAGCAGTACAATGGTTTGCCGATAACAATATCCCATTATATGGCATACAGAAAAATCCTACACAGCGATTCTGGACTTCTTCGCCAAAAGCTTACGGGCATCTCTATATAGACGATGCCAATCTGGGTTGCCCGCTGATTACGGATGATCCTGAGTCCGACAGGGCGTATGTGGATTGGGTGAAAGTACGGGAAATGCTCATAGATAAAGGAATCTTATAAAAAGGTAACAGTATGAAAAAGATATTGATGGGGCATAATTTCGTAAGAGAAGGATTTGCTTCCCTCGAAGGAAAGTATGAAGTTATATATCCCGAAAAACAATTGTTTACGAGGACAGAAATACTGGAACAGATAGCAGACGCGGAAGCTTTCGTCCCTAATTTTTCCTTCCAGACCGATGAAGAAATGATAGATGCAGGTAAAAAACTGCAACTGATAGCCAATTACGGAGTGGGATATAACAACATAGATACCGCTTACGCAGCCACAAAAGGCATTACGGTGACCAACACTCCCCAATCGGTACTGGAGCCGACAGCGGAGTTGTGCTTTGCCCTGATAATGGCAACTGCCCGCAAGGTGGCCTATTACAATCATAAGTTGCATAATGGTGTGCGTCTCGACTGGAGCCTCTATGGTGATTTGGGTATGCCCATTTATGGGCAGACGCTCGGCATATATGGTATGGGACGTATCGGACAGGCGATAGCCCGCCGTGCGGTGGCCTCGGGAATGAAAATAATCTATTGCAACAGGCATGCCTTGCCTAAAGAGGTGGAAGAGAAGTACGGCGCGGCGTATGTAGATTTCGATACATTGCTACGGGAAGCTGATGTAATATCTCTGAATGCACCTGCAACAGCCGAAACTTATCACCTGATGGGAGAACAAGAATTTAAAAAGATGAAGAGTTCCGCTATTCTTATCAATACTGCCCGTGGGCAACTGGTAGATGCTCAGGCTCTGGCTAAGGCCTTACAGGAGGGGGAAATATATGCTGCCGGACTGGATGTGTACGAGAACGAACCGAAAATTCCGCAGGAACTTATCGGATTGGACAACGTAGTCCTTTCCCCTCATGCCGGAACAAAGACATATGCTGCCCGCCTGGATATGGAGCAGGAAGTAGCAAAGAATATAATTAACTTTTTTGAAGGAGGGGAGATAGATAAGGTAAACTGATTACAGTTCGTTTTTCTTCAGTCTATCCAGTAATCCTTCACATGCGTCTTCCAGTAGATTGAGGACTAGCTCGAAGCCATCGGCACCCGAATAATAAGGGTCGGGGATATGGTCGTGACCGAATCGTTTCGAAAAATCTACCATGCGGTACACTTTCTTTTCCGATTCCAGATCAGGAGCAAGGCGCATGATGTTATGGTAGTTGCTGTCGTCCATAGCCAGTATGACATCAAACCGGTCAAAATCGAGGCTTGTGAACCTGCGTGACAGCGAATCGAACTTATAGCCCCTGCGTGCACCGTGTTGTCGCATCCGGTGGTCAGGCAGGTCGCCATCGTGGTAGCCAGATGTCCCTGCCGAATCGACAGATATTTTATCTTGCAGTCCCTGTTCCCTGACCATTCTTTTGAGGATGCCTTCGGCGGCGGGAGAGCGGCAGATATTTCCGAGACAGACAAAGAGTATATTATATTCTTTCATAAGATTTTTTTTATTTGAGAATGGCAAAGATACAAAATCCTTATCTTAGTTACATCTTAAACTAACCGATTGACATGATGGACGAACACAAACAGGAAAAATCGGAGATAGTCACTCCCAAATATTATTCAGGCAGAGTCCCTGCCTGCGGCGTATTTTGCGGAGGATGCCCCATGTATGTAAGGGATAAAAAGCCCTGCCCGGGTGCCGGTATTAACAAAATCAGATGTGAGAATTGTAAGACATTTCACCTTTGTTGCCAGTCGAGAGGAATAGTACATTGCTACGAATGTAGGGTATTTCCCTGCTTTAAATTCAAAGGCTTTGCCAAACGCTGGCTGAAATACGGGCAGGACTTCATCGAAAATCAGAAGTTATTGAAAGAAGTAGGAGAACAAACATTTCTGGATTATTTTAATAATAAGCTGGATGATAGTAAGTAAGCTGGTTATGATTTTCATCTTCGGAGGGTTGATCAGAATTTATATGCCAGTGCCAAAGATACGTAAGGGGCCACTTTAAACTCCGGGTCATGCTCCCTGTCCATTGCCTTGAAAAAGGATTTGAGTGTTCTTTTTGTATAATATGCCGGACGAATAGCCGACACGCCGGCGGTTAGTGAAAGAGAGAATGATTTGCCAAGTGTAAATTCGGGGCGGAATCCGGCTACCATATATTGGTGCGTGAACATCATGTCTTCACCGTTCACTTCTTCCAGAGCCATCGAACCATTCATCTCGCCGATTATACCGAGTTTGATATTTTCATGGACCCGCATACCTGCCGAAATCTCCACAGCGTTCATCATGGAGACTTTGACTTCGTAGCGGCCTCCCAATCTCCAATCCAGATAGAGAGAAGGGAATGCCATAGGATAGCCGAACGAGTTGTTTACGGCCAACCCACCGCCTATATCCAGGTTATCTTTCAGGTGCCAGATGAAGATAGCACCACCATGCGCCAGAATATTCTTCATCTTAATTCTTGATATATCGGCATGCGCTGTGTATGCGCCCGCTCCCAGAGATGCCAGGAGCGACCATTTTTTGCTGACAGGTCTCATATGGAGCAGGGATATCTGGGCATTCAGTATTTCCGACGGGCAAAGGTCTGCAGGTATATTTTTATTGTTGAACGAAGTATATGAACCACCTATGGCCATACCCCATGTGGTGGGGCGGTTGTTTTCGTTCATCTTCATATAGAAGGGTATTTGTATACCTCCCGATATTACTTTTGCATCACCTTTTCCTCCCGTTTTGTTATTATCTATATCTTCATAGCTGGAGGAGCCGATGTATTCAGTCTTTAAGAATGCCTGTGCGTACGCCCCGGTATTTACGGTTGTTATTAGTAGAAGGATAAATAAGAATCTCATGGATGGGTTATTTTAATATTATATGTCTAAGACGGATTTGTTTATGCAAATATTATATATGGAAAGTCTTTGTTGATAATGTATTTGACGAATGGCATGTTGCTTATGATAAACGGTAAATTTCTTCTCTCCTAATGAGTTATATTTGTAATATGAAAAATTATCTCACAAAAGGCTATATATCCTTTATTGCTCTTATCTGGCTGATGTTGGCTTCATTATTTCTTTTCCAGTATATGAATCAGGTCTCTGTTATAGAGGCTGTCTTGTTTTGTTTTAGTCTGTTCCTGCCAACTTGTCTTATTACATCCTATTTAAGTAATAGCCTGTTGCCTAAAGCAATTAGAAGTAAAAAGATGCGCCGTTTTGTCGTTCAGTTTATTATAATTATGCTACTGACGGGAATAATTCATTTGGCGATTTTTATCATATTTGAAAAATTGGAAGAAGCAGAAATATTTGAACCTTCAGAACTGATGAGAACTCATTATTCCGCTGTGATTGAGTATATAATGACCTTGCCTGCTATTTTTGTTATTAACCTCGGTTTTTGCGGAATCAGATTCTATTTTGAACACAGTAAACTTCAGGAGATACATTTAAAGACTCAACTACAGGTGCTTCAGCAACAGATAAACCCCCATTTTATGTTCAATGTATTGAATCATATCTATATACTGATGCAAAAAGATGTGGATAGGGCGTCGGAACTTCTGGTAAAATACTCTGAAATATTGCGTTATCAGCTTTATAATGGTAAAGAAGAATTGGTGCCATTGAGTCAGGAAATACAATTTCTGAAAGATGTGATCGAAGTGGAGAAAACCCGTTGGGGAAAAGAACTGCACGTGGATTGTACATGGCAGATAGAGAATGGTGATAGAGACATACAGCCACTGCTCCTCATTACCTTTATAGAAAATGCATTTAAACATGTCTCCCGCTCTATATCGGAAACAGGATTTGTAAATGTTATGGTGTGGCAAAAAGGAGACTTATTATCAATGGAGGTGAAAAACTCGAAACCGGTACAGCCGATAAAAAAGAAGAATGCTTCGGGACTAGGCTTGATAAATGCAAAAGAGCGGCTCGATATCCTATATCCTGACAGATATAGTTTATTTATAGAAGAAAATGAACAGACTTATATTATCCAGCTAAATATTACGTTATAAGGTTATACAAATAAAACCTAAAAACTATTCGCTGATATGAAATGTCTGGTAGTGGACGACGAACCTATAGCACGGGAAGGAATTATAGATTACATAGAAAAACTTGACTTTCTGGAGGTTTGCGGAGTATGCTCTTCTGCAATAGAAGCAGCAGAGGTATTGAAAAAGACAGATGTAGATCTTATTTTTCTGGATATTCAGATGCCCCATCTTACCGGAATTGAATTCTTAGAGGCCTTGGAAAATAAGCCGTTAACGATACTTACCACAGCATATTCAGAATATGCGCTGGAGGGGTTTCGTCTACAGGTAGTTGATTACCTCCTGAAACCAATCACCTTCAAGCGTTTTTTTCAGGCAGCGCTAAAAGCAAAGGAAATATTTGAACTGAAAAGCCATGCGTATAACGAGAATGTCAATGTGTATGTCCGGCAGGGAGATTCTTTTGTAAAGATCGCATGGACTGATATATTGTATGTAGAAAGTATGCAAAACTACCTGAAACTCCATTTCAACGATAAAACACTTATTATCCATCAGACGATGACTTCCCTTGAAGATATGCTCCCGAAAGATTCTTTTTTCAGGATACACAAATCATTCTTGGTAAATATTGCTCATATTGAGACGATAAACGGAGGGAGGATTTTTATCGACAGCAGAGAATTACCCATATCCCGGCAACGAAAAGACGAGCTTCTGAATACGGTTGTATATAAGAAGCTGATAAGTAAATAATAACGGGATAATATATATCTTTGCTATTCCTTATAGAGTACAAATGGATGGAATAATCAGATATTTAAAACAACCATATCCAGCCAATGAAAAGCCATGGCAGACTGTCATCGTGGCATTTATTGCTGTTTTTCTACTGCTCGCTCTATTCCAGCCTTTTCACCTGCAAGGTGTATTTAATAAATGGCTGATAATAGGGGGATATTCATTGGTGACGGCAGTATGTACTTTTATTGTAACTTATGCATTTCCCGTAATTTTCAAAAAGTTCTATCAAGCTGCTACTTGGACTAACTGTAAGAATATGCTCAATAACCTGATTATAATTCTGACTATTAGTCTAGGGAATTTTTTGTTTGACATTTCTATCTGGCATAGAGAACCTGAAATATTTCTATCTGTTTTCCTCTTCTATTTAGTTGCTACGTTTATTGTTGGGTTGGTTCCTGTTACTGTCATTTCATTCTTTATACAAAATAATGCACTGAAACGGAACCTGCGCGAGGCAAAAGAGAGTAACAACAGACTGCTTGAACGTTTGGCTGCAAATGAGCCGGCTTTGCCATTTAACTCCGGCATGATTACATTGAGTGGTACTACCAAAGACTCCGTTAGTTTTAACCCCGAAACGCTCCTTTACATTGAGTCATCGGGAAACTATACTACATTTTATTATCAGGAAAACGATATTGTAAAACAAAAGCAACTCAGAGCGACGATCAGTCAGATAGAGACAGACCTGCAACCTTATCCTGATATTGTACGCTGTCACCGGGCTTTCATGGTGAATATAGCACAAATTGTTTCAGTTACAGGAAATTCTTTAGGCTTCCAGTTAAAACTGAAATATACAAAGGACGAAGTTCCCGTATCGCGCACCTACACAAAACTCATCCGGACCCGTATTGCGGGATAAACAAGTTCATGTCTTATTATCACCGATTTATGATGGGCAAACTTAGCTGTTTGTCACATTTATTGCTGTCTGTCACAGAACTTTTGACACTGTTCCGATCCGGTCTATATTTGCCTCAAATCAACAAACAATTATCGTATGAATAGTATTGCTTTTACTTTAGGCTTTGTCTCAGGATTATTGTTAGCTCTATTAATCTATTAATAATTTAACGTATGAAATTCAAACATTTTGTTCCTTTACTTATCGGGCTTTTACTCGGATTCTCTTTAGGCTGGTGGGGATTCCGGATCATTTTCCCCTGGATTGGCGGCTGGATTACAATCGGTTCGTTGGTAGCATACCGGCTGAAAGGGAAGAATAAGGATCTGGGACGTCGTATTACTATTTTAATGATTTCACCGGTGTTTCTTCTCTTTTTGGGAGTCATGCAACGGGAAAATCTGCAACTGGAAGAGAATGTGTTTTATATATTATTATTTATTTCCACCGGACTATTTACCCGGGTACTGGTGCATTATGCCATTGCCAAGATTATCGGTCCGTTGATCTGGGGGCGCGGTTTCTGTGGATGGGCCTGCTGGACAGCTGCTATTCTGGAATGGTTGCCTATAAAAGAAAACCGTAAGATTCCTGTCAAATATACCCGTATGCGCTATCTGGTATTTGTTTTTTCCATATTGATACCTGTAGCTTTTATTCTGCTGGGTTACGATTGGCAGACGAATCATATAAATGAAGATGGGGGTATTGTGCAAGGGGGAAAACCCGGCGCTCTCATCTGGTTCCTTGTGGGCAATGGTCTTTATTATTTTGTCGCTATTATTCTTGCCTTCAAATTCAAAAAGAAACGTGCCTTTTGCAAAATTGCCTGTCCGGTATCGCTGGTTATGAAAGCACAGACAAGTATCGCTTTGATAAAGGTAAGACCTACCGGAAACGAGTGTACCTCTTGCGGCTCCTGCAATCGTAATTGTCCGATGGATGTGGATGTAGTAAGCTATATCTCGAAAGGGAAAAAGATAAGTTCAAGCGAATGTATCCTGTGCGGAAAATGCGGGGACATATGCCCGCAAAGCGCTATCAGGTAAATCCACCACCTATCATGTCTATCTTGTAAGAAAGTCATATACAGCCTTCGATATTTCGGCTATTATCCTCATATTCGTGGCTTCATCTTCCATCGAATCGGCAACAAAAACGGTAAGTGAATAATAACGGCCATCGGGTAGCCGGATGATTGCAATATCATTTTCCGCGGCATTCAGCCCCTCGGCATTGCGGAAAGAGGCA
Protein-coding sequences here:
- a CDS encoding histidine kinase produces the protein MKNYLTKGYISFIALIWLMLASLFLFQYMNQVSVIEAVLFCFSLFLPTCLITSYLSNSLLPKAIRSKKMRRFVVQFIIIMLLTGIIHLAIFIIFEKLEEAEIFEPSELMRTHYSAVIEYIMTLPAIFVINLGFCGIRFYFEHSKLQEIHLKTQLQVLQQQINPHFMFNVLNHIYILMQKDVDRASELLVKYSEILRYQLYNGKEELVPLSQEIQFLKDVIEVEKTRWGKELHVDCTWQIENGDRDIQPLLLITFIENAFKHVSRSISETGFVNVMVWQKGDLLSMEVKNSKPVQPIKKKNASGLGLINAKERLDILYPDRYSLFIEENEQTYIIQLNITL
- a CDS encoding LytTR family DNA-binding domain-containing protein yields the protein MKCLVVDDEPIAREGIIDYIEKLDFLEVCGVCSSAIEAAEVLKKTDVDLIFLDIQMPHLTGIEFLEALENKPLTILTTAYSEYALEGFRLQVVDYLLKPITFKRFFQAALKAKEIFELKSHAYNENVNVYVRQGDSFVKIAWTDILYVESMQNYLKLHFNDKTLIIHQTMTSLEDMLPKDSFFRIHKSFLVNIAHIETINGGRIFIDSRELPISRQRKDELLNTVVYKKLISK
- a CDS encoding LytTR family DNA-binding domain-containing protein, producing the protein MDGIIRYLKQPYPANEKPWQTVIVAFIAVFLLLALFQPFHLQGVFNKWLIIGGYSLVTAVCTFIVTYAFPVIFKKFYQAATWTNCKNMLNNLIIILTISLGNFLFDISIWHREPEIFLSVFLFYLVATFIVGLVPVTVISFFIQNNALKRNLREAKESNNRLLERLAANEPALPFNSGMITLSGTTKDSVSFNPETLLYIESSGNYTTFYYQENDIVKQKQLRATISQIETDLQPYPDIVRCHRAFMVNIAQIVSVTGNSLGFQLKLKYTKDEVPVSRTYTKLIRTRIAG
- a CDS encoding 4Fe-4S dicluster domain-containing protein — its product is MKFKHFVPLLIGLLLGFSLGWWGFRIIFPWIGGWITIGSLVAYRLKGKNKDLGRRITILMISPVFLLFLGVMQRENLQLEENVFYILLFISTGLFTRVLVHYAIAKIIGPLIWGRGFCGWACWTAAILEWLPIKENRKIPVKYTRMRYLVFVFSILIPVAFILLGYDWQTNHINEDGGIVQGGKPGALIWFLVGNGLYYFVAIILAFKFKKKRAFCKIACPVSLVMKAQTSIALIKVRPTGNECTSCGSCNRNCPMDVDVVSYISKGKKISSSECILCGKCGDICPQSAIR